The Pseudochaenichthys georgianus chromosome 23, fPseGeo1.2, whole genome shotgun sequence sequence TTGGAAAATCAAATGGTTGTTTAAAAGGTTATCAGATATACAAAAAGTGTCCATACTAAGTACCCCTCAGTTTGTGTTTTAAACATTGAAATGAAAGTATATGACGCACATGTGCGGCTTTAAAGCAAGATATTAGCCGAATCATAGAGACTATTAAATATATTCTAGTCGTCCATAGACAGGATTGTAATTAAATATTCCTTACATGTTGCATTTAATCCTGACTTTCTGTGCAGTGGTTTGCAAAATAGTTGTTTTAGCATCGTTTCCTCGTTATTTTACAATGTAAATGATCAGATGCTAAACATTTGCATGATTTCCACCAACGGGGGTTGAGTCTGATGAGCACTTAAACCATGACAGCAACACCCAGAGGAAATTCACACTGCACACCCAGATGAGACTTTGGTGATGATCAGGCTCATATTTGTACCCATTTTGATTTCTTTCCGCACAGCCATCGGCTTCAACGTTGAGACCGTCACATACAGAAACCTGAAGTTCCAGGTGTGGGATCTGGGAGGACAGACGAGTATCAGGTGAGTGGCAGATCGGGGATGCACTGGGAAGTCAAAGGAGTGATGTGTGATTGCCTTGTGTCATCATGTTGTTTCTTGCTCTGTCAGCCCACTGCTTTTCTCTTttgctcctcgtcctcctctctgtctcccATCTTTGTAACCATTGTGCTTCTCTCTCTGTTCGACAGGCCCTACTGGCGGTGCTACTACTCAAACACAGACGCAGTCATCTACGTGGTGGACAGCAGCGACCGTGACAGGATGGGCATCTCCAAGTCTGAGCTGGTGGCCATGTTGGAGGTTAGTAGGCGTATTCTCAACTCCATCCTATCACATTAAaccaagatatatatatatatatatatatatatatatagaggaaCATATTTCAATACAAGCTCCAGTCAACTAGTGCTGGATATATTTTCCTGACATCTAATGCCTACAAAGAATCAATTTGCCTAATTTTAAATATCCTTACCTTTCCCCAAGTGCCATCATGAGGTGACATTTCCCACTTGTCCTACAATGGGACTTGAACATATTTTGTAATAAGTAATTGTTGACCATATGTAAATGATTTTAATCCCATTAGAAACTGGAATTGAACCACTACTGTTTTTAGTACAGTGGTAATTTATAGCAATTTGTCAAGTTCACAAATCCAAGGTCTAAGAGCCAAATATATTTTCTAGTTGCAAATGTAATTAGTTAAGTTCTGAACTAACCTTAACTCAGGAAAACAATGCTGTGTCTTGATTTGCATTGGTTCAATCCAGATGTGAGATGGCATTACATATTTCACATATTTAAGATTGGTAGAAATGTTCTCAAAGTATTTAGTCTCCGTGTTTTTGCTTCCATTACACTGATGTATAGCTGCTTTTATCTCTGACTCTCTTCCCTTTGTTTCATGATGTCATTTTGCGACCTGTTGTTTTGCACAGGAGGAAGAGCTGAAGAAAGCCATCCTAGTTGTATTTGCAAACAAACAGGACATGGACCAGGCGATGACGCCCACTGAGGTGGCCAACTCTCTGGGCCTGCCCGCCCTCAAAGACAGGAAATGGCAGATCTTCAAGACCTCGGCCACGAAGGGCACAGGCCTGGATGAGGCAATGGAATGGTAGGAATTAACATACAAACCATGAAGAGATAAAGTCAAAATAGTAGTGAAATATACTTAAAAATATGTTAAGTAGAGGAAATGACAAtgaggaggaagaagatgtTTATTACACTTCATAACCCATTCATTATTGGTTCATACTGTACGTGTTCTGTTCCTTGTTTGCTGAGGCTGAATTGTATTTACTCTGCAGGCTGGTGGACTCCCTGAAGAGCCGACAGTAAA is a genomic window containing:
- the arl1 gene encoding ADP-ribosylation factor-like protein 1, which encodes MGGFFSSLFSGLFGTREMRILILGLDGAGKTTILYRLQVGEVVTTIPTIGFNVETVTYRNLKFQVWDLGGQTSIRPYWRCYYSNTDAVIYVVDSSDRDRMGISKSELVAMLEEEELKKAILVVFANKQDMDQAMTPTEVANSLGLPALKDRKWQIFKTSATKGTGLDEAMEWLVDSLKSRQ